The region GGAGAAATGGGGCGAGCGGTGAGATGTACAGACCGGAACGATAGAACCTCCACCGCATCGGCAATGCCGCAATCAGGGGATGGTGGCGCCGCTTGCGCACCTTCTTTGTAGTCTCACCGTCAGATCTGATCGTCGCCAGAGCTTCTTGCAGCATCAGCCCGCCGATTGCGCCAAGCATCACGACGTAGAGTATGTTGATCACGATATCGATCTGTCCGACCGCTTGCAGCAATCGGAACAGAAAAGCGCCGATAATCGCACCAAAAATGCCGCCTCCGACGGTCACTGCGCCCATGCGATAGTCGACACCGCCCCGCCTGCTGTGCGCCAGAACGCCAGAAACGCTCGCGCCAGTGACCTGTGTGGAGGCAGACGCTGCTGCGACCGTGGGCGGAATTCCGTAGAATATAAGCAGCGGTGTGGTCAGGAATCCTCCACCCACCCCGAACAGGCCCGACAAGACGCCTGTGACCGCGCCCAGAAGCACAATCAAAAACCCGTTCACAGACAGGTTTGCGATCGGCAAATAGACGGGCAGGATATCTTCCATAAAGAACGGCCTAGCCCAGCCGCCCCTAGGTTTAAAGTCGCGACATCGCGCGAGCCGATTTAAAAGTGCGTGGAGAGCGTTACAGCAACACCGGATTGCGGTTCTGCGTCTCCTGCGACCCTTTCGCGATAGTCGATCGAAAAGCGTGTGGGGGCTTGTGCAATCGTCAAATCAACCCTTGCAACCAGCAACAAATTACGAAAAAGGGCACTCCAACCATGGCAAAAAACAACCCTCCCCTCCGCTCGCCTTTTGCGCCTGTGCGCGCGCTGTTTGTTAGTGATGCATCAGCTGGCATCCTGCTCATCATTGTCGCTGCAGCGGCTTTGCTGGCAGCGAACTCGCCGCTGGCGGGCGATTACAAGGAAT is a window of Altererythrobacter rubellus DNA encoding:
- a CDS encoding sulfite exporter TauE/SafE family protein; its protein translation is MPVYLPIANLSVNGFLIVLLGAVTGVLSGLFGVGGGFLTTPLLIFYGIPPTVAAASASTQVTGASVSGVLAHSRRGGVDYRMGAVTVGGGIFGAIIGAFLFRLLQAVGQIDIVINILYVVMLGAIGGLMLQEALATIRSDGETTKKVRKRRHHPLIAALPMRWRFYRSGLYISPLAPFLLGFIIGILTMLMGVGGGFILVPAMLYILGMSGNVVVGTSLFQILFVTMATTMMHALTTQAVDIVLAGLLLLGSVMGAQFGTQIAMKAKPEILRFVLAAIVLAVALRMVVGLAVQPDEIYTVAPL